ACTGGCAATGTTAGTAATGCGTTTGTCTTTGCTTAATATGGTTTCTAAACTGTCTATAACGCTTTCTGTTTTGGAAATAGAGGAGCCTTCTGGCAAATAAACCTCTATAGCAAATTGTTTTCTGTCCATTTCAGGAAACAATTTTTGATCAACATTCATAAAAAACAGTATTCCTATGACTATAGACAGCACTCCTGCAAGTATGGTTGATTTTGGATTTTTAAAACAATATGAAAGTGTTTTATCAAACTGATTTTGCAATAGATCCAACAAACTTTTCCTTTGCTTTTCATCAGGGTTTTTATCCTCTTGATGGAGCCCTTTTTTTATAAACACATAACACATAAAAGGGATTAATAATACAGCGACAAGCATTGATATACTTAATGCAATGCCAATAGTAATAGGTAAACTTCCTGCAAAATCTTTGGCAATGCCTGTTAAGAAAAATAATAGTGGGAAAAATGCGGTACAAATTGCAGCAGAAGCTGTTAACACAGGTATAAACAACTCTGTAGCGGCTTTCCAAGCGGCATCCCAAGGTTTTTCACCATGATCCAACTTTTCTACATGGCTGTCTATTACCACAATAGCATTATCTACTACCATGCCTAGCACGACAATTAAAGTCGCCAATGATACAATATGCAATTGAAGCCCTACCATTTGCATAATTCCAATAGTAATTAAAATGGAAATTGGTATTGATACGGTCGCTACAGTCGCCACTCTAAAGGGCAAGAGCAACATGGTAACAATAATGACTGCAATGATTGCTATCATAAATTCCACTAAAAAATGGGATATGGAATCATCTACCACTTCTGGTAAATTTGATATGGTATTTAGTTGGACATCACTCCCTAATTTTTCTGAAAATTTAGTTAGCACTTCTTGAACGTCTTCTCCAAAATACACGATATTGTTCCCTTTTTGCATTTCTAACGAAAGCAGTAATGCGTTTGTACCGTTATTTTTTATAAAGTTCTCTGGCTTTTCATAACGTCTTTCTATGTAGGCAACATCTTTTAAACGTATAATATTACCCTGAGGATCTGAATATACTATTTGTTCTTCTAAATCTTCTTCTGATTCAAATCTAGGCGGTAAGTGGATTGGTAAATCTAAATCACCATTATCTAAGGTGCCAGAATAATTGATGGATTCTTGTAGTTGGAATGAAGCCAAAACCATTGTTGGCTTTAGGTTAAACTCTTTTAGCTTTTCGGGCTTTATATATACGTAAATTTCTTCTTTTTGTTCGCCGAATGTCTTTATTTTTGAAACAGCAGGTATTTTTCTGATTTCAGCTTCCAAATTATCCATGATCTCACCAAGTTCTCGATAGCTTTTATGATTGGATGACATGGTAATCAACAGTGCAGAGGTGTCTCCAAAATCATTTGTTCCAATAAGTGCCAGAACACCCGTGGGGACTTGTAACTCGTTAAGACCATGTCTTAATTTTGACCAAAACTTATCCGCATTTTTAACATTGGGGTTCAATTCAACATAAATGATCATTTGCCCTTCTTTGGATTGTGAATAGGTTTTTGACTTGTTCACTTCTTCATAACCAAATATATAATCTTCAACAACTTTAGTGAGTCGTTCTTCAACTTCTAATGAGGTAAACCCGGGATAAACACCAATAACCAAACCTTGGCGTACAGTAAACTCGGGATATTCTCGTCTTGGCATATTTTTTAAACCTATAGCACCCAAGATCATAAATACAACCACTATGGAAACCACAATTTGGTAATGCTTCATAGCGACTTCAATAATATTCATTCCTTTTTTCATAAAAATGTACTTATACAATTAAAACACAGTGTGGAAAATTTAGTAACTAACTTTATCATTGTCAGTCAATTTGTGCTGTCCTTCAGTAACTATAATATCTCCCTTTAAAAGTCCTGATACTACTTCAATTTGGTTGTTTTCAAAAGAACCAAGCTCAACCAATTGTTTTGAGACCTTTTTAGATTCTGGGTTGACCTTAAACACATAATTTTTACCATTTTCATCTTTAATTACCGCTCTATATGGGATTGTCAATTTTCCTTCAGACGGCATTAAATTGATATTAACGTCACAAGCCATTCCTGATTTTATTAAAAGATCCTTGTTTGAAATAAGAATTTTCACCTCGTAGGTTTTGGACAATCTGTTAGCTATTACACTTACTTTTTCTATATTTCCCATAAATACTTTGCTTCCTAAAGCAGGAATGATAACGGAAGCTTTTTGGTTTTTTTTTATAGAATTGATCTCATTTTCTGGTACAGATATCCTTACATAGACCTCGTTTAGCGACACTAGATTAAAAATGGGAGTTCCAGGAATAGAAGCTGAACCCACTTCAACATTTCTAGTGCCAATGAATCCTGATGATGGCGCTCGTAAGGTGCAGTTTTCCAGATTTCGCAGAGCCACAAGATTTACAGATTTTGCCTGATCTAATTTTGATATGGCATCCTGCATTTGAATTTCAGGAAGACTGCCCTTGTCGTAAACCGATTTCAGCCTTGCATAGGCATCTTTGGCTTGATTTAAGGTCGCCAAGGTGCCGTTATAGGTGTTCAGTGGAGAACTGTTGTCTATTTGAGCCAATATTTGTCCTTTTTTTACCCAATCTCCTTCTTCCACCATAATGGAAGTTACTACACCTGGAAGCAAAAAACTCAATGGAGTGGACACCTTAGGTTCTACAGTACCATTATAACTAAGCTGATTACCTATAGTGTCTCCCTTTACTTGAAAAATATTTACTTTATAGCCCGCTTTTGTTGCATTGGTATTGGTTGTTTCTTTTTTTTCTGAACAACCTAACATAAGTATTAGGACAACTGCAGGTAAAACTCGGTTTAAAATAATATTCATAATTAAATTCTGTTTAGCGTTTTACTATTAATATTTTCGGTATATAATAATGGAGACAAAGGTGATGTACTTATTTTGTTTAGAAAAGGTCTTAAGTATGCTTAAATTGGTTTAAATAAGGGATTTTTTGATATTTATGAATTTTTCTATTATATTATATCGTATCAAAAAAAAATATTAAAACACTGTATAACAATGCATTGATGTGTTATATAAGAATAAATAGTATTGGTCTAAAAAAGGTTTTATCTTCTTGGTTAGTATGTTTTATGGGCTAAAAAACCACACTGGAATTGAAAACAAAGCAAAATCCATACCTGAAGCCATCACTCGGGTTCTGCTTTTGTGAATAATAGATTTCTAACAAAACCGTCCTTTTTTGGAATCGTGAATAACTCTGCTTTAAATATTTCAACTTCATATTTTAACAGGTGCATTCTCCATAATATCACAAACGATTAAAATCCTTTTTGATTTATGTTAGGATGGTATAAGCCAGAAAAGAACATCAATCTCACTTGAACTAAGTTAAATTTTTTCTGTATGCCGAGGGAGAAATGCCTGTGTTTTTTTTGAAATATTTACCAAAAGACGATTGATCACTAAACTGAAGCTCATCTGCTATTTGAGCTATGGTGAGAGATGAGTTGGCCAATAGGTTTCGAGCTTCTATAGTTACTACTTCATCAATTAATTGCGAGGCTGTTTTGCCTGAAACCTTTTTTAATACTTTTGATAAGTGTCCTGAGGTTACGCATAAAATATCGGCATAAAATTGTACTGTTCTCTCACTTTTAAAATTCTCTTCAAGTATTCTAAAAAATCGAAGGGTCAACTCTTCTTGTCTTGATAATGATGTTTTGTAAGTGGTAATTTGTTTTTTATAAATTGTTGCCAATTCATACATTAAAAGATTAAAAGTGTGCAGGATGATTTCATCTTTATAATAAAAAGCATCATCCATTTTTCCTTGGAGAAATTTTGTGATGGTTTTGAAAATGCTCAATTCTTTTTTGTTAAGAACAAGCTTGAATATATTTTTAGCTATTAAAAAATTAAAAACCTCTATTTCGGTTTTATTAAAGACATTTTTTAATAAAAAATCTAGCGTAAAGCTAATTTCAATAACTTCAAGTTCTTGGCTTATTTCTAAAATATGAGTAACTGTATTGGGAACGATAACAATGATTTCGTTTTTTTGTACTTCATACTTTAGAATGTTGAGTTGTAATTTTATCTTTCCAGAAACAACCAACAAAACAGCGTAATTATCAAACCTAAATGGATATGATAAAGGAACTTCTTTAAATTTATTTTTTGAAGTATGGATATGTAAACCTTCATGCTGTGGTTTTTCTCCAAGAATTTCAATGATGTCGTATATTGTATGTTTTTTAATTTGTTTATTTTCCAACATTAACAGAAATAATCATCTCTCCAAATATAGTATATTTTTAAACCAATTAATGCTTAGTTCCAAAAATCTTATACATGCTAACTGGTGTATGATTGGTTGCAACTTTTTTATTTAATTTAATGTGAGTTCGATTTAAGCTGACAATTTATTTTCAATAATTTCAAGGTTTAGTCGGTAGGATATCATTATTTTACTATTGATTTGCATTAGAGAGTTTTTCCTAATATCTATATCAAACTCGTGTCATTTACTTTAAAAATGCTCATACACTCCAAGCCCAAATAAAGCAAAATCGTATTTAACTGGATCTTTGATATCGAGTTTTCTTAAGTTTTTGTCTAATTCTTTTACAGCTTTAGCATCGTTTTGTTTCCGTTTTAATAATCCTAACTTTCGAGCGACTCTCGCCGTATGAACGTCCAAAGGACAAGACAATAGAGCAGGAGAGAGGTTTTGCCAAATCCCAAAGTCAACTCCATTTTTATCTTGTCTTACAAACCAACGCAACATCATGTTGAGGCGTTTGGTCGCTGAATTTTTTAAAGGATCACTGATGTGTTTTTTGGTGCGTTCTGGACAACCAAAAGCCATAAATTCTCTTTTGAAATGATGAATGGCAGTTTGCAAATTATCATCGACTTGATGCTTGACAAAAATGTCTTCTAAACTATTATATTTTTGATACAATTGTTGTAAAGCCTTGAAAAAATATTTTAAATCTTCAGCATTAAAGGTTCTGTGCACAAATCCGTTACAAGCTTTTAAATCAGATTTACTGTGATTTTTGATAAAATCATAAGGAGAATTCCTCATAATTTTTAGTAGTCTTTCCCCGCTGTTCAAAATACTTTTTCGATTGCCCCAAGCTATGGTTGCAATTAAAAATCCACTGATCTCAATATCTTGTTTTAAAGAAAACTGATGTGGAATTTGAATGGGATCATCTTTGATAAAATCAACCGTATTATAGGTTTCAACTTTATGGTCGAGAAAAGCTTTAAGTTCAGAATGGTTCATCTATCTAATGATTTGCCCATCTTTCATTTCTAATTTTCTATCAGCCATATCCGCTAGTCCTTTGTTATGAGTGACAATCACAAAGGTTTGGTTAAATTCCTCACGCAAATCAAAAAAGAGGTTGTGTAATTGCTCTGCAGTAACAGAATCGAGGTTACCAGAAGGTTCATCGGCTAAAATCACCGACGGATTATTAATGAGTGCTCTCGCTACGGCAACGCGTTGTTGCTCGCCACCACTGAGTTCGCTAGGTTTGTGATGAATACGGTTTTTAAGATTTAAAAACTCTAAAAGTTCTGTAGCTTTGTGTTCGGCTTCTTTTTTGGATATTTTATTGATAAACGCTGGGATACAAACATTTTCAAGTGCAGTAAATTCGGGTAACAATTGATGGAACTGAAAAATAAATCCAATATTTTGATTTCTAAATTTAGCCAAAG
This genomic window from Flavobacterium sp. CS20 contains:
- a CDS encoding AraC family transcriptional regulator — protein: MENKQIKKHTIYDIIEILGEKPQHEGLHIHTSKNKFKEVPLSYPFRFDNYAVLLVVSGKIKLQLNILKYEVQKNEIIVIVPNTVTHILEISQELEVIEISFTLDFLLKNVFNKTEIEVFNFLIAKNIFKLVLNKKELSIFKTITKFLQGKMDDAFYYKDEIILHTFNLLMYELATIYKKQITTYKTSLSRQEELTLRFFRILEENFKSERTVQFYADILCVTSGHLSKVLKKVSGKTASQLIDEVVTIEARNLLANSSLTIAQIADELQFSDQSSFGKYFKKNTGISPSAYRKNLT
- a CDS encoding efflux RND transporter permease subunit, translating into MKKGMNIIEVAMKHYQIVVSIVVVFMILGAIGLKNMPRREYPEFTVRQGLVIGVYPGFTSLEVEERLTKVVEDYIFGYEEVNKSKTYSQSKEGQMIIYVELNPNVKNADKFWSKLRHGLNELQVPTGVLALIGTNDFGDTSALLITMSSNHKSYRELGEIMDNLEAEIRKIPAVSKIKTFGEQKEEIYVYIKPEKLKEFNLKPTMVLASFQLQESINYSGTLDNGDLDLPIHLPPRFESEEDLEEQIVYSDPQGNIIRLKDVAYIERRYEKPENFIKNNGTNALLLSLEMQKGNNIVYFGEDVQEVLTKFSEKLGSDVQLNTISNLPEVVDDSISHFLVEFMIAIIAVIIVTMLLLPFRVATVATVSIPISILITIGIMQMVGLQLHIVSLATLIVVLGMVVDNAIVVIDSHVEKLDHGEKPWDAAWKAATELFIPVLTASAAICTAFFPLLFFLTGIAKDFAGSLPITIGIALSISMLVAVLLIPFMCYVFIKKGLHQEDKNPDEKQRKSLLDLLQNQFDKTLSYCFKNPKSTILAGVLSIVIGILFFMNVDQKLFPEMDRKQFAIEVYLPEGSSISKTESVIDSLETILSKDKRITNIASFIGNGSPRFNALYAPHLPAKNYGQLLLNTISNEATIEILDEYSVKYKGAFPKAHIKWKQLAMEDFKAPIEVRIASNNIKDLKTVGNKVTSILKANEGLEWVRSDWDEKRQGISVELNRNKANQLGYAKSLVASSLLISLDGMPLTTVWEDDYPISVILSKEDYQKNSIDDLGNQYITSLLTLETLPLRSLSTLKPEWTEGTISRRNGVRTNTIMGDVVRGSIADNVFREVRPLIDALELPEGTVITYGGDHEATIENFIPMTISLGVSIIVIFFILMFQFKTIRKALLIMSTICSVFLEQA
- a CDS encoding TIGR02757 family protein, with protein sequence MNHSELKAFLDHKVETYNTVDFIKDDPIQIPHQFSLKQDIEISGFLIATIAWGNRKSILNSGERLLKIMRNSPYDFIKNHSKSDLKACNGFVHRTFNAEDLKYFFKALQQLYQKYNSLEDIFVKHQVDDNLQTAIHHFKREFMAFGCPERTKKHISDPLKNSATKRLNMMLRWFVRQDKNGVDFGIWQNLSPALLSCPLDVHTARVARKLGLLKRKQNDAKAVKELDKNLRKLDIKDPVKYDFALFGLGVYEHF
- a CDS encoding ABC transporter ATP-binding protein, with amino-acid sequence MIQAKHINKHYGDLKVLDDVSIDIKKGEIVSIVGSSGAGKTTLLQIVGTLEKADKNANTIIKINDVDVAKLKNKALAKFRNQNIGFIFQFHQLLPEFTALENVCIPAFINKISKKEAEHKATELLEFLNLKNRIHHKPSELSGGEQQRVAVARALINNPSVILADEPSGNLDSVTAEQLHNLFFDLREEFNQTFVIVTHNKGLADMADRKLEMKDGQIIR
- a CDS encoding efflux RND transporter periplasmic adaptor subunit: MNIILNRVLPAVVLILMLGCSEKKETTNTNATKAGYKVNIFQVKGDTIGNQLSYNGTVEPKVSTPLSFLLPGVVTSIMVEEGDWVKKGQILAQIDNSSPLNTYNGTLATLNQAKDAYARLKSVYDKGSLPEIQMQDAISKLDQAKSVNLVALRNLENCTLRAPSSGFIGTRNVEVGSASIPGTPIFNLVSLNEVYVRISVPENEINSIKKNQKASVIIPALGSKVFMGNIEKVSVIANRLSKTYEVKILISNKDLLIKSGMACDVNINLMPSEGKLTIPYRAVIKDENGKNYVFKVNPESKKVSKQLVELGSFENNQIEVVSGLLKGDIIVTEGQHKLTDNDKVSY